The Hymenobacter sp. DG01 genome has a segment encoding these proteins:
- a CDS encoding PadR family transcriptional regulator, giving the protein MKVENTQVQMRKGILEFCILEIIARGEVYASDMLEELTSARMIVVEGTLYPLLTRLKNAGLLDYTWKESTSGPPRKYYTLTAAGLEFLHQLRLTWEEVQDSIRIIRQKPHAAGSLPAEPLL; this is encoded by the coding sequence ATGAAAGTCGAGAACACCCAAGTGCAGATGCGGAAGGGCATCCTGGAGTTCTGCATTCTGGAAATCATTGCCCGCGGAGAGGTTTATGCCTCGGATATGCTCGAAGAGCTCACCTCAGCCCGCATGATTGTGGTGGAAGGGACGCTCTACCCGCTGCTGACGCGCCTCAAGAACGCGGGCCTGCTGGACTACACCTGGAAAGAATCGACCAGTGGCCCTCCCCGCAAGTACTACACCCTCACCGCCGCCGGCCTGGAGTTTCTGCACCAGCTGCGCCTGACCTGGGAAGAAGTCCAGGATTCCATCCGCATTATCCGCCAGAAGCCTCACGCCGCTGGCAGCCTCCCTGCGGAACCGCTGCTCTAA
- a CDS encoding PorV/PorQ family protein, with translation MPHFFRCTTLLAAFGLSIGALAPALAQTKTPKYSNEFLNIGVGGRALGMGKVQVSLADDATAGYWNPAGLVSQKTKYDAVLMHSELFSGIVKNDYAAFSMPLDDKSAIGASFIRLGVDDIADTRALVNEYGYINYDNIRYFSVADYAVLLSYSRKIGSVEGLQVGANAKVVYRNIGDFANALGFGIDAGAQYQRNNWRLALMARDITTTYNAWSINSKQYEGYAVDTDSIPKNSTEITLPTFVFGLGRTLKLPGEFTATAAVDLELTTDGQRNTLVSSKAVSIDPRVGLEVGYKQLVYLRGGVGNIQQVQSFTGQEEWKVQPSLGVGLALSGLRLDMALSRLAVEKLGQQSQPTSIIVSLGYGFK, from the coding sequence ATGCCGCACTTTTTCCGCTGTACTACCTTATTAGCGGCCTTTGGCCTGAGCATAGGGGCCCTGGCCCCGGCGCTGGCACAGACCAAGACGCCCAAATACAGCAATGAATTTCTGAACATAGGGGTGGGCGGCCGAGCCCTGGGCATGGGCAAAGTGCAAGTGAGCCTGGCCGATGATGCCACGGCCGGCTACTGGAATCCGGCCGGTCTGGTCAGTCAGAAAACCAAGTACGATGCCGTGCTCATGCACTCCGAGCTGTTCTCAGGCATCGTTAAAAACGACTACGCCGCCTTCTCCATGCCCCTCGACGATAAGAGCGCCATTGGGGCCAGCTTTATCCGGCTGGGGGTTGATGACATTGCCGATACCCGGGCCCTGGTGAACGAGTACGGCTACATTAACTACGACAATATTCGTTACTTCTCCGTGGCCGATTACGCCGTGCTGCTGTCTTACTCCCGCAAAATTGGGTCGGTAGAGGGGCTGCAGGTGGGCGCCAATGCCAAGGTGGTGTACCGCAACATCGGCGACTTCGCCAATGCCCTCGGGTTTGGCATTGATGCCGGCGCCCAGTACCAGCGCAACAACTGGCGTCTGGCCCTGATGGCCCGCGACATTACCACCACCTACAACGCTTGGTCCATCAACTCCAAGCAGTACGAGGGCTACGCCGTAGATACGGACTCTATTCCGAAGAACAGCACCGAAATCACGCTGCCCACCTTCGTGTTCGGACTCGGGCGCACCCTGAAGCTGCCCGGCGAGTTTACTGCCACTGCCGCCGTGGATCTGGAACTGACCACCGACGGGCAGCGCAACACGCTGGTATCGTCGAAGGCCGTCAGCATTGACCCGCGCGTGGGTCTGGAAGTAGGGTACAAGCAGTTGGTGTACCTGCGCGGTGGCGTAGGCAACATTCAGCAGGTGCAGTCCTTCACAGGGCAGGAAGAGTGGAAGGTGCAGCCCAGCCTGGGCGTAGGGTTGGCCCTGAGCGGCCTGCGCCTAGACATGGCCCTCTCGCGGCTGGCCGTGGAGAAGCTGGGGCAACAGTCGCAGCCTACCTCCATCATCGTGTCGCTGGGCTACGGCTTCAAGTAG
- a CDS encoding C25 family cysteine peptidase, with the protein MKQAYQKQGWLLLLLLLVLRIPAVLAQSGPYGNEWIVPGQQYYKVKVARDGLYRLDYQYLQQAGISGVSPQQLQLWRRGKQVAIHVGGNQSALDASTFIEFFGQRNDGTLDRGMFVNADDNPQPSYSLFTDTAAYFLTWSTATQGRRMTQTNLAATGAPHTRRLRQPLRVYTDSYNVINDETNSYQPWSERGEHFLSGDFGSNTFTITLDSVWAFASNGPAPRVVVQVVGKTVGAHRSQISVVGAGGTVRTLGTLEYSNFDYARGTYTLLPSDRSADGRVSLQVTQLLGTSSNTRVGDRARVAFAQLTYGQSVRWPQRQSQLFFSNDSTLSGPAYYLLDSIPATVRGYDITNPYAVQRVEGQTAGASQRGFVFADATARTRRLLLADASRALVPVPAKRVYFRSISPAAHNFIIVTSRVLMHAAGSTANPVRAYANYRASTGWDTLVVTSEQLYDQFHYGEQSALAVRQFAQWMLANSSRPKSLLLLGKGIGVSEFCGVSFRKDPENYRDCLGNTGSSAVVRNLVPASTRGISDIFFTADWQNGQYWPRMSTGRVPAQTPQQVLNYLNKLKEHEALGYEPWRRNVLHMVGSQSPLDATIFGGYLDKYTSYVQRPPFAGTVVKTYRRADYPNNIPGTTPLNLAQDFNAGLSFISYFGHGGPNVLAWPIADIRNPAFGFANQGKYPVWYISGCSAGNAFTSYGSFGENYVLAEAKGVIGFLSESDLGFPEPLDELHTEIVKLLFSDPVWYGKPVAEVQQEANRRLQSNTAPSSISSLMNTIWQGDPALRLFSPLKPDFQTASSQVQFSPAVIPITAPSFNLKVTVNNPGRSLAGSPLDIRVTRSYNNGRPNEVLLFENLRQARHDTTYTLTITNPGTGSIAGLNTFLVEVDPANKIDELDETNNQATVTYTFLTGGVTALSPPEFGIVGSTAVRLVGQDNALALTSREYDMELDTVQTFNSAQLKKTTVAAVMVPEWNLTLPTFAGRDSVVWYWRLRLRAPQGDESPEWAVSSFRVISGRNGGWSQSHPGQFRRDERTGIEVAVPGGQWSFAAGTQEATVTSTRIGPAQEWQSLHHTIRTSPTGNYTLRLLGIDSLGTVKELMANVGSRLQSLAGISAKEYPYLQLQAVLRETGSGPAPQLEQWLVTYQGVPEGVVRRDVVLASNPTSYDAATLARQARTGTLTIPVTFQNVADFDFTDPLVAHILVRDNANRVVQKNVVFRGSPLLAHSQRTYEVKLNIVGLNGTLSGQITMNPRRQPEQFYFNNELALPSFEVENRDTAPVLDVAFDGRHLLNGDIVSAQPIVSIQLRDADRLRPMKDRSAFIVTLTQPNATSSIPVDLNAAGITFVADSAQGTARLEYQPGKAKPLADGVYTLEVQGRDGSGNLAGSEPYRITFEVISNSSITNVFPYPNPVISKTKFVFTLTGSTVPRNMKIQIVSLTGRVVKEIMMADLGPLRIGNNISEYAWDGTDDYGDRLANGTYLYRVVLDDPSSKFEHRATSADKAFKKGWGKLVLLR; encoded by the coding sequence ATGAAACAGGCTTACCAGAAACAGGGGTGGCTGTTGTTACTGCTCCTGCTGGTGCTCCGAATTCCGGCCGTGCTGGCTCAATCCGGGCCGTACGGCAACGAATGGATTGTGCCCGGCCAGCAGTATTATAAAGTGAAAGTGGCCCGCGACGGTCTTTACCGCCTCGATTACCAGTACCTGCAGCAGGCCGGCATCAGTGGTGTGAGCCCCCAGCAGCTGCAGCTCTGGCGGCGGGGTAAGCAGGTAGCCATTCACGTAGGCGGCAACCAGTCGGCGCTTGACGCCAGCACATTTATCGAGTTTTTCGGGCAGAGGAATGACGGCACTCTGGACCGGGGCATGTTCGTGAATGCCGACGATAACCCCCAGCCTTCCTACAGCCTCTTTACCGATACCGCCGCGTATTTTCTCACCTGGTCAACGGCCACGCAGGGCCGGCGCATGACGCAGACGAACCTGGCCGCAACCGGAGCTCCGCACACCCGGCGGCTGCGTCAGCCTTTGCGCGTCTATACCGATTCCTACAACGTCATCAACGACGAAACCAACTCCTACCAGCCCTGGTCAGAGCGGGGGGAACATTTCCTGAGCGGTGATTTCGGCAGCAATACCTTTACAATAACCCTTGACTCGGTGTGGGCTTTTGCCAGCAACGGTCCGGCTCCCCGGGTAGTGGTGCAGGTAGTGGGTAAAACGGTTGGAGCCCACCGGTCGCAGATAAGTGTGGTGGGCGCGGGCGGCACGGTCCGCACATTGGGCACGCTCGAATACTCCAACTTCGACTACGCCCGCGGAACCTACACCCTGCTACCCTCCGACAGGTCGGCTGACGGACGCGTGAGTTTGCAGGTAACGCAGTTGCTGGGCACCAGCAGCAACACCCGGGTTGGTGACCGGGCCCGGGTAGCCTTCGCCCAACTTACCTACGGGCAATCAGTCCGCTGGCCCCAGCGCCAAAGTCAGCTGTTTTTCAGCAACGACTCCACCCTAAGCGGCCCCGCCTATTACCTCCTCGACTCCATTCCGGCTACGGTGCGGGGCTACGATATTACCAACCCTTATGCCGTGCAGCGCGTGGAAGGCCAGACGGCCGGTGCCAGCCAACGCGGCTTTGTGTTTGCGGATGCTACCGCTCGTACCCGGCGGCTGCTGTTGGCCGATGCCAGCCGCGCCCTGGTGCCGGTGCCTGCCAAGCGAGTGTATTTCCGGTCTATTTCGCCGGCCGCGCACAATTTCATCATCGTAACCAGTCGGGTGCTTATGCATGCGGCTGGTAGCACTGCTAATCCAGTACGGGCCTATGCCAACTACCGGGCTAGTACCGGCTGGGATACATTGGTGGTAACCTCCGAGCAGCTCTACGACCAGTTTCATTACGGGGAGCAATCGGCGTTGGCCGTGCGACAATTTGCCCAGTGGATGCTGGCAAATAGTTCCCGGCCCAAGTCGTTGCTGCTGCTGGGCAAGGGAATTGGGGTAAGCGAGTTCTGTGGCGTTTCCTTCCGCAAAGACCCTGAGAATTACCGGGACTGTTTGGGCAACACGGGCAGCTCGGCAGTAGTGCGCAATCTGGTGCCAGCCAGCACGCGCGGCATCTCCGACATCTTTTTCACCGCCGATTGGCAGAACGGCCAGTACTGGCCGCGCATGAGTACCGGGCGGGTACCAGCCCAGACGCCTCAGCAGGTGCTGAATTATTTAAACAAGCTGAAGGAGCACGAGGCGCTGGGATACGAGCCCTGGCGGCGCAACGTGCTGCACATGGTGGGCAGCCAGAGCCCGCTTGATGCTACTATATTCGGAGGATACCTCGATAAGTACACCTCCTACGTACAGCGGCCTCCATTCGCCGGTACTGTGGTAAAGACCTATCGCCGTGCCGACTACCCAAACAACATTCCGGGCACTACTCCGCTGAACCTGGCTCAGGATTTTAACGCCGGTCTGTCGTTTATTTCCTACTTCGGTCATGGCGGCCCCAACGTGTTGGCCTGGCCTATTGCGGATATCAGAAACCCTGCCTTTGGGTTTGCCAACCAAGGCAAATATCCGGTGTGGTACATAAGCGGCTGCTCGGCCGGTAATGCCTTTACTTCTTACGGCTCTTTTGGAGAAAACTATGTGCTGGCCGAAGCCAAGGGCGTAATTGGCTTCCTGAGCGAATCGGATCTTGGCTTTCCGGAACCGTTGGATGAGCTGCACACCGAGATTGTAAAGTTGCTTTTCTCTGATCCGGTGTGGTACGGCAAGCCCGTGGCAGAAGTGCAGCAGGAGGCGAACCGTCGGTTGCAGAGTAATACCGCGCCTTCCAGCATCAGCTCCCTGATGAACACCATCTGGCAGGGCGACCCGGCCCTGCGCCTGTTCTCGCCCCTTAAGCCCGACTTCCAGACGGCCAGCAGCCAGGTGCAGTTTTCGCCCGCCGTAATTCCCATCACGGCGCCCAGCTTCAACCTTAAAGTGACCGTCAACAACCCCGGCCGCAGCTTGGCCGGCAGCCCCCTGGATATTCGGGTGACGCGCAGCTACAACAACGGCCGGCCCAACGAGGTACTCCTGTTCGAGAACCTGCGGCAGGCTCGCCACGATACTACCTACACCCTGACTATCACGAACCCCGGCACGGGCAGCATTGCGGGCCTCAACACCTTCCTGGTAGAGGTGGACCCGGCTAACAAGATTGACGAGCTAGATGAAACGAACAACCAGGCTACCGTTACCTATACCTTCCTGACCGGGGGCGTCACGGCCCTGAGTCCGCCGGAGTTCGGCATTGTAGGCAGCACGGCCGTGCGCCTGGTAGGCCAGGACAATGCCCTTGCCCTCACGAGCCGGGAGTATGATATGGAGCTGGATACGGTGCAGACCTTTAACAGCGCCCAGCTTAAGAAAACCACCGTGGCCGCAGTAATGGTCCCCGAATGGAACCTGACCCTGCCAACCTTTGCCGGGCGCGACAGTGTGGTATGGTACTGGCGCCTGCGTCTGCGTGCTCCCCAAGGCGACGAAAGCCCCGAGTGGGCCGTTAGCTCGTTCCGGGTTATCAGCGGCCGGAACGGGGGCTGGTCGCAGAGCCACCCCGGCCAGTTCCGCCGCGACGAGCGCACCGGCATTGAAGTAGCCGTGCCCGGCGGGCAATGGAGCTTCGCGGCCGGTACCCAGGAAGCAACCGTTACCTCTACCCGCATTGGTCCGGCCCAGGAGTGGCAGTCTTTGCACCACACCATCCGGACCAGCCCCACCGGCAACTACACGCTGCGTCTGCTGGGTATTGACTCCCTGGGCACCGTGAAAGAGCTGATGGCTAATGTGGGCAGCCGCCTGCAGTCGTTGGCGGGCATATCGGCCAAAGAGTACCCCTATCTGCAGCTGCAGGCCGTACTGCGCGAAACTGGCTCGGGCCCAGCGCCCCAGCTGGAGCAGTGGTTGGTAACCTACCAGGGCGTACCCGAAGGGGTAGTGCGCCGCGACGTGGTGCTGGCCTCCAACCCCACATCCTACGATGCGGCTACCCTGGCCCGCCAGGCCCGCACCGGTACGCTCACCATTCCGGTTACCTTCCAGAACGTGGCCGATTTCGATTTCACCGACCCGCTGGTGGCTCACATTCTGGTGCGCGACAACGCCAACCGAGTGGTGCAGAAAAACGTGGTATTCCGGGGTAGTCCGCTGCTGGCTCATTCCCAGCGCACCTACGAGGTAAAGCTGAACATTGTGGGCCTGAACGGCACGCTCAGCGGTCAGATTACGATGAACCCGCGCCGCCAGCCGGAGCAGTTCTACTTCAATAATGAGTTGGCCCTTCCCTCCTTCGAGGTAGAAAACCGCGACACGGCTCCGGTACTCGACGTGGCCTTTGACGGTCGCCACTTGCTCAACGGCGACATCGTTTCGGCTCAGCCCATCGTCAGCATTCAGCTCCGCGACGCGGATCGGCTGCGACCCATGAAGGACCGCTCGGCCTTCATCGTGACCCTGACCCAGCCCAACGCTACGTCTTCCATCCCGGTGGACTTGAACGCCGCCGGCATCACCTTCGTGGCCGACTCAGCTCAGGGCACGGCGCGCCTGGAGTACCAGCCGGGTAAGGCCAAGCCGCTGGCTGATGGGGTGTACACCCTGGAAGTACAGGGCCGCGACGGCTCCGGTAATCTGGCTGGCTCCGAGCCCTACCGTATTACCTTCGAGGTTATCAGCAATTCCTCTATCACCAACGTTTTTCCGTACCCCAACCCGGTTATCAGCAAAACGAAGTTTGTGTTCACGCTTACAGGTAGCACGGTGCCGCGCAACATGAAAATCCAGATTGTGAGCCTGACCGGGCGGGTAGTCAAGGAAATCATGATGGCGGACCTCGGGCCCCTGCGCATTGGCAACAACATCTCGGAGTATGCCTGGGATGGCACCGATGACTACGGCGACCGGCTGGCCAACGGTACCTACCTCTACCGGGTAGTACTGGACGACCCGAGCAGCAAATTCGAGCACCGCGCCACCAGCGCCGACAAAGCCTTCAAGAAGGGCTGGGGCAAGCTGGTACTGCTGCGCTAG
- a CDS encoding dihydrofolate reductase, translated as MTSLVVAVAENGIIGGENRLLWHLPLDLKHFKQLTQGHPIIMGRRTFESIGRPLPNRTNIVVTRQLDWQAEGCETAYAVPQALELARTYKEEVFVIGGGEIYRQALPAADVVYLTEVHHAFEGDVTFPELNPAEWREESRERHEPDEKHAYPFSFVTLRRRR; from the coding sequence ATGACCTCACTTGTGGTAGCCGTGGCCGAGAACGGCATAATCGGTGGCGAGAACCGGCTGCTCTGGCACCTGCCCCTCGACTTGAAGCACTTCAAACAGCTCACTCAAGGCCACCCCATTATCATGGGACGGCGTACGTTTGAGAGCATCGGGCGGCCCTTGCCCAACCGGACCAACATCGTGGTAACCCGCCAGCTGGATTGGCAGGCCGAGGGTTGCGAAACGGCGTATGCTGTGCCCCAGGCCCTGGAACTGGCCCGTACCTATAAGGAGGAAGTATTCGTGATTGGGGGTGGCGAAATCTACCGCCAGGCCCTGCCCGCCGCTGATGTGGTGTATCTGACGGAAGTGCACCACGCCTTCGAGGGCGACGTAACTTTCCCGGAGCTGAACCCGGCCGAATGGCGCGAGGAATCCCGGGAGCGGCACGAACCCGACGAAAAGCACGCCTACCCCTTCAGCTTCGTTACGCTCCGGCGCCGGCGCTAG
- the fmt gene encoding methionyl-tRNA formyltransferase, with translation MLRIIFMGTPEFAVPTLEALLGWDGCQVVAVITAPDKPAGRGRQLQASAVKQAAERHQVPVLQPTNLKAPEFQEELRSYAADLQVVVAFRMLPEAVWNMPRLGSINIHASLLPQYRGAAPINWALIHGDTRTGVTSFFLRHEIDTGNLIYQDAVDIAPEDDFGSLYEKLKVAGAQLALRSVQAIAAGTAPSTPQQELPELRPAPKLQKETGRLNFQQSAPALANLVRGLSPIPTAFTQLPDGRTLKVFKALPLDDEEASGPDTSTPGRWFTDGRTYLRVQTANGLLDLQDVQLEGKKRMPVVEFLRGFNAASLAS, from the coding sequence ATGCTGCGTATCATTTTCATGGGCACCCCGGAATTTGCGGTGCCTACTCTCGAAGCCCTGCTTGGCTGGGATGGTTGCCAGGTAGTAGCCGTGATAACCGCCCCCGACAAGCCTGCGGGCCGGGGCCGGCAGCTGCAGGCTTCCGCGGTGAAGCAGGCCGCCGAGCGCCACCAGGTGCCGGTGCTGCAGCCCACCAACCTGAAGGCCCCGGAGTTTCAGGAGGAGCTGCGCAGCTATGCCGCTGATCTGCAGGTGGTGGTGGCCTTCCGGATGCTGCCTGAGGCTGTCTGGAACATGCCGCGGCTAGGCTCCATCAACATCCATGCTTCTTTGCTGCCTCAGTACCGGGGCGCGGCGCCCATCAACTGGGCTCTTATTCATGGTGATACGCGCACAGGCGTCACCAGCTTTTTCCTGCGCCATGAAATTGACACCGGCAACCTGATTTACCAGGATGCTGTGGACATTGCGCCGGAAGATGACTTCGGCTCTCTGTACGAAAAGCTGAAAGTGGCCGGCGCCCAACTGGCTTTGCGCTCCGTGCAGGCCATTGCCGCCGGCACGGCCCCCAGCACCCCCCAACAAGAACTGCCCGAGCTACGCCCGGCCCCCAAGCTGCAAAAGGAAACCGGCCGCCTCAATTTCCAGCAGTCGGCGCCGGCCCTGGCGAACCTGGTGCGGGGCCTCTCGCCCATCCCCACGGCCTTCACCCAACTCCCCGATGGGCGCACGCTGAAAGTATTCAAGGCCCTACCCCTCGACGACGAGGAAGCCAGCGGCCCTGATACCAGCACTCCCGGCCGTTGGTTTACCGATGGACGCACCTACCTGCGCGTACAAACCGCCAACGGCCTGCTGGATCTGCAGGATGTGCAGCTGGAAGGCAAAAAGCGCATGCCGGTAGTCGAGTTCCTGCGCGGCTTCAACGCGGCTTCTTTGGCCAGCTGA
- a CDS encoding exo-beta-N-acetylmuramidase NamZ domain-containing protein produces the protein MPSLLPTGLLSLSLLLSDCTRPPQTATATTPAVAPDTAAAPLRRTVASPPQVILPAAEPLRVGAEQFERYVPLLKGKRVGVVVNQSAKVGRAFLVDTLLARGVNVRVIFGPEHGFRGEAADGATIKDGKDARSGLPALSLYGATKKPTPEMLRNVDVLVFDIQDVGTRFYTFISTMHYVMEAAAEQNKEVIILDRPNPNGWYVDGPVLEPQFKTFVGMHPIPVVHGLTVGELAQMINGEKWLEGKRQCHLTVIPMQGYTHNTRYELPVRPSPNLPTTHSVALYASLCMFEGTDVSVGRGTAMPFEVIGAPTQPKTRPFSFTPTPNPGSTSPPQNGKLCYGLDLRQTGNDVGFSLKYLLDFYHQSTDKANFFNKGFERLAGTAALRQQIIAGKSEQEIRQSWEPALSQYKTLRKKYLLYPDFK, from the coding sequence ATGCCTTCCCTACTTCCCACCGGCCTGCTTAGCCTTTCCCTGCTGCTTTCCGACTGCACCCGGCCACCCCAAACCGCTACGGCTACTACCCCCGCCGTGGCGCCCGATACGGCTGCCGCACCTCTGCGCCGAACGGTGGCCTCGCCGCCCCAGGTAATATTGCCGGCCGCCGAGCCCCTGCGCGTGGGCGCCGAGCAGTTCGAGCGGTACGTGCCCTTACTAAAAGGAAAGCGGGTAGGTGTGGTAGTAAACCAGTCGGCGAAGGTAGGCCGGGCGTTTCTGGTAGATACGCTGCTGGCGCGGGGCGTGAACGTGCGGGTGATTTTCGGGCCGGAGCACGGCTTCCGGGGCGAGGCCGCCGACGGGGCCACTATCAAAGATGGCAAAGACGCCCGCAGCGGCCTGCCGGCCCTGAGCTTGTACGGGGCGACCAAAAAGCCTACTCCGGAGATGCTGCGCAATGTGGATGTGTTGGTTTTCGACATTCAGGATGTGGGCACGCGCTTCTATACGTTTATCAGCACCATGCACTACGTAATGGAGGCGGCCGCGGAGCAAAACAAAGAGGTGATTATTCTGGACCGGCCCAATCCGAACGGCTGGTACGTGGATGGCCCGGTGCTGGAGCCGCAGTTCAAAACTTTTGTGGGCATGCACCCCATTCCGGTAGTGCACGGCCTGACGGTAGGCGAGCTGGCCCAGATGATAAACGGCGAAAAGTGGCTGGAAGGCAAGCGGCAGTGCCACCTGACGGTGATTCCGATGCAGGGCTACACCCACAACACGCGCTACGAGCTGCCGGTGCGCCCCTCTCCCAACTTGCCCACTACCCACTCGGTGGCGCTGTACGCCAGCCTCTGTATGTTTGAGGGCACCGACGTGAGCGTGGGCCGGGGCACGGCCATGCCCTTCGAGGTAATCGGGGCCCCCACCCAGCCCAAAACCCGTCCGTTCAGCTTCACGCCTACCCCCAACCCTGGCTCCACCTCCCCACCCCAGAACGGCAAGCTCTGCTACGGCCTCGATTTGCGCCAGACCGGCAACGACGTGGGCTTCTCGCTGAAGTACCTGCTGGACTTCTACCATCAAAGCACCGACAAGGCCAACTTCTTCAACAAAGGCTTCGAGCGGCTGGCGGGCACCGCTGCCCTCCGGCAGCAGATCATAGCCGGCAAGTCGGAGCAAGAAATCCGGCAGTCCTGGGAGCCGGCACTGAGCCAGTACAAGACCCTGCGCAAGAAGTACCTACTCTATCCCGATTTCAAGTGA
- a CDS encoding FtsX-like permease family protein codes for MNVSQYISSKIDGADAGSFTSSVTKIAIISIAMGLAVMVVSFAILEGFRNEIQNKIFSFGSHLQISKYDTNNSLEVEPISGPRLVKELQHNPQVASIQPFARKTAIIKTKEEVLGVVLKGIDEKSGRSPMRQNMVAGNFLTFSDTAASNDVLLSRKVADKLRLKPGDKALFYFIQNPPRVRQFTVRGIYQTGLDEFDEAYVIGDIQQVRDLTSWPDSLVGGLEITLKDFNRLDPVADNLYENLRYDLKLDKITDQYAQLFDWLKLLNRNVVIFLVLIIFVATFNMVATIFIMILERTNMIGVLKAIGATDNQIRSMFFFRGLSLTVRGMVYGNLIGLGFCAIQYFFHPIPLDPENYYMDRVPIHWDPFMIVVLNAATFLTSLLAVLIPTYLISRIKPVVAIKFD; via the coding sequence GTGAACGTCTCGCAGTATATATCGAGTAAGATTGATGGGGCCGATGCAGGTTCGTTTACCTCGTCGGTGACAAAGATAGCCATCATCAGCATTGCCATGGGACTGGCCGTGATGGTGGTGTCGTTTGCTATTCTGGAGGGTTTCCGCAACGAAATCCAGAACAAGATCTTCTCGTTCGGCTCCCACCTGCAAATCAGCAAGTACGATACCAACAACTCTCTGGAGGTGGAGCCCATCAGCGGGCCGCGCTTGGTAAAGGAGCTCCAGCACAATCCGCAGGTAGCTTCCATCCAGCCTTTTGCCCGCAAAACGGCCATTATCAAAACCAAGGAAGAAGTGCTGGGCGTGGTGCTGAAAGGCATTGATGAGAAAAGCGGCCGCTCGCCGATGCGCCAGAATATGGTGGCCGGCAACTTCCTCACGTTCTCCGACACGGCCGCCAGCAACGACGTGCTGCTCTCGCGCAAAGTAGCCGACAAGCTCCGCCTCAAGCCCGGCGACAAGGCCCTGTTCTACTTTATTCAGAACCCACCCCGGGTGCGCCAATTTACGGTGCGCGGCATTTACCAGACCGGCCTCGATGAGTTCGACGAAGCCTACGTTATCGGCGACATTCAGCAGGTGCGCGACCTGACCAGCTGGCCCGATTCGCTGGTAGGTGGTCTGGAAATCACCCTGAAGGACTTCAACCGCCTCGACCCCGTAGCTGATAACCTCTACGAGAACCTGCGTTACGACCTCAAGCTGGACAAGATTACCGACCAGTATGCCCAGCTTTTTGACTGGCTAAAGCTGCTGAACCGCAACGTGGTCATCTTCCTGGTGCTCATCATCTTTGTGGCCACCTTTAACATGGTGGCGACCATTTTCATCATGATTCTGGAGCGCACCAATATGATTGGGGTGCTGAAGGCCATTGGGGCAACGGATAACCAGATCCGGAGCATGTTCTTTTTCCGGGGCCTTAGCCTGACGGTGCGGGGCATGGTGTACGGCAACCTGATCGGGCTGGGCTTCTGCGCCATTCAGTACTTCTTCCATCCTATTCCGCTGGACCCCGAGAATTACTACATGGACCGCGTGCCGATTCACTGGGACCCCTTCATGATTGTGGTGCTGAATGCGGCCACCTTCCTGACCTCCCTGCTGGCCGTCCTGATTCCGACCTACCTTATTTCACGCATCAAGCCGGTGGTGGCCATCAAGTTCGATTAA
- a CDS encoding peptidoglycan DD-metalloendopeptidase family protein gives MLASLLEVHQHEFNPVLPVDLNAPDVARLDFTAANPLLENADLRDTAAFEELVAQLLEAQNAHIGVGGYLENRVIYRRSPGLFGDPAVPARSLHLGVDVWLRAGTPVLAPLDALVHSVQDNDHFGDYGPTVILQHQLEDTVFYTLYGHLSRRETLLLRPGMRIEKGETFTEVGPAPENGDWPPHLHFQVIADLEGRSGDFPGVGLLEEREKWAALCPDPNLILQSRWLA, from the coding sequence ATGCTTGCTTCCCTGCTCGAAGTTCATCAGCACGAATTCAACCCGGTGCTGCCCGTTGACCTGAACGCCCCCGACGTGGCCCGCCTCGATTTTACAGCCGCCAACCCCCTGCTCGAAAATGCTGACCTGCGCGATACAGCCGCTTTTGAGGAATTGGTGGCCCAGCTACTGGAAGCGCAAAACGCTCACATCGGGGTAGGCGGCTACCTCGAAAACCGGGTTATCTACCGGCGCAGCCCCGGCTTGTTCGGCGACCCGGCCGTGCCGGCGCGCTCCCTGCACCTGGGCGTGGATGTATGGCTGCGCGCCGGTACACCCGTGCTGGCCCCGCTGGACGCGCTGGTGCACAGCGTGCAGGACAACGACCACTTCGGCGACTACGGCCCTACCGTTATTCTGCAGCATCAACTGGAAGATACCGTTTTCTATACCCTCTACGGCCACCTCAGCCGCCGCGAAACCCTGCTGCTGCGCCCGGGCATGCGCATCGAAAAGGGCGAAACCTTCACAGAGGTAGGCCCCGCCCCTGAAAACGGCGACTGGCCGCCCCACCTACACTTCCAGGTTATTGCCGATCTGGAAGGCCGTTCCGGCGATTTTCCGGGGGTAGGGCTGCTGGAGGAGCGCGAGAAGTGGGCCGCCTTGTGCCCCGATCCTAATCTGATACTGCAGAGCCGATGGTTGGCGTAA